The sequence AAATCAGTGCACTCAGCATCGTCAACCGTTACCAAAGCGTCCAGGTCATGAAAATTCCCAGTAGCCCTACCCCGGCAAAAATGGTCAGCAGGTAGAGCTGCGACTGGCCAGAGGCACTGTATTTAAGCCCCTCACCGCCGAACAGCGACGCCAGGCCTACCCCATTTACCAGACCATCAACCACATACTGGTCAAACCAGCTGCTAAACCGGGCCAGGCTCGATACCGCAGCCACTACCGTCTTGTCGTAGAGGCGCTCGGTGTAAAAGTCGTAGGCCAGCAGGTCTTGGGCAATGCGCAGGGAGCGATTGAGCGATCGCGCTAGCGACTTCGACAATGGAGCCGTGGCTCCCGCAGCCACCCCTACCCAGCCCGACGCCAGCAGCAGCAGCGTAATGGGCCAGTTAATGTACTCCCAGGGCGGCAGCAGCGCTAGCTTGCCCATGATCACCGGCACCAGCAGCGTTACCACCGATAAGGTAACCATCGGTACCGCCATCGGCCAAGGCACCTCTGGAGCGCGGCGAGTCTTGGGCTGGGGTGTCCCCAAAAACACCAGTCGAAACACCCGGATCAGGTTGAAAGCCGTCAGCCCATTGACTCCAAGAAACACCAGCGCCAGCAGTGGCGAACTACCGCTCAAAAAATCGACCCCCATGCGTAGGCCCCAAAAACAGCCCAGGGGTAACACCCCAACCATGCCCAGGGCACCGGTCACGTAGGCCAGGGTAGTAGCCGGCATTTTGCGCCCCAGCCCCCCCAGTTCGGTGATGTTCTGGCAGTTGGTGGTCATAATCACCGACCCGACCGCCATAAAGATCAGCGCTTTGGCCACGGCATGGGTGAGCAGCAGGGCAAAGGCCACCCCTGGCCACTCAGTGCCTACCGCAATAAAAACTAGCCCCAGGTAGGCGCTGGTGGAATAGGAAAACGTTCGCTTGAGATCGACCTGGGCCAGGGCCACGAGAGAGGCCCCCAGCGCTGTCACCGTGCCGATCGCCACCAGAGTCCCCAAAGCCACTGGCGAGAGCACCACAATCGGCTGCAACCGAATCAATACGTAGGCTCCACAGGTAACCACCACCGAATTTCGCAAAATTGAGGCGGGGTTAGGCCCCTCCATGGCTTCATCAAGCCACAGGTGCAGCGGAAACTGGGCACATTTGCCAATTGGGCCAGCGATCAGCGCCAGTCCCAGCAGCGTAGCTACCCCCGTGGGCAGGGTTTCTACCTTCACCCACTCGTATAAATCATTGAAATTGAGGCTGCCCGCCAGCGACGCTAGGGTCACCACCCCCATCAGGAGCAGCACATCGCCAATGCGTTTAGTTAAAAAGGCATCACGGGCGGCGGTCACCACTAAGGGCTGGGCAAACCAAAACCCCACCAGCAGATAGGTAGATAGCGTTAGCATCTCCAGCAGCGAGTAGGAGACAAACAACGAGCCACTCAACACTAGACCGCTCATGGCCGCCTCAAAGAAGCCCATTAGCCCATAAAAACGAGCTAAGGCCCAGTCTTTTTCCATATAGCCGAGGGCAAACACCTGGGCTAGCAAACTGAGGCCCGTGATCAACTCCAGAACCCCTAGATTGAGCACCGAAATGTCGAACGCCAAGGTGAGGTGCACATCGGCAAAGTCAAACCAGGAGAACAGCAGTTCCTGGGGACCCTGGTTCCAAATTCCTCTAAAAGCCAATAGACCGTGGACAAAGGCCACCAGGGTCATCAATATGTTGAGATAAACCGCTGGACGAGGGCCAGTGCGGCGAATCAAACCAGTGGACCAGGGCACAGCCAGCAGCGCCCCGATTAGACCATAGACCGGCAACAGCCAACTGGTTTCTACAAAGAATTGGGTCATCCCGACGCTCTCTGACAACACCTTACCGTTCGCACCTAGCGGCAGCTTCCCACAGTATCTGCCCCAGAGTTTACCGTCTCCTGGGCAGCAATCTAGCAGAGCAGCGGCAACACAATCTGCGCCAACACCCTCCACCCAAGACGAGCGGCCAATCTACCGCAGCTATTTAGGCTTCAGCCCTGGGCGATCGCCCTGCTACGCGCTTCAGCTACAGGCGGCAAGCACAGATACAGAACTGCACTCAAAGCTCAGCCTAACTATTTACCAGCCGCCATCACCGAGAGGCATGGCGGCTGGGCCCCCACCTCCACAGCGCCCACGGACTGCGATCGTAGACCTTAACGCCCTAATTTCAGAGCTTTTTGCTATTCTACCTGATTACCTGAAGGCCTCTGGACCAGGAATCGCCAGTTTTCGCCTCCAGCCATAAAACCCCTTCGATGGGCCCTCGAAAAGCCTAACGAGGTACCATAATCACTTCGACAACCCCCTCTCTCAAGGTTCAAACTACCCCTCAAAACACTGCTTGGAAGTGAGCAGTCACTTCTGTCAATATATGGATTGATTGCGGCAGGAAAACTTTTGCAATATAAGATTTAATAATATTCAACATTAGCAACAATCATTGGGGCTTATATTGCAAAAGTGACTACGGACACCTATGCTTAATCTGTCATCAAGAATTTTTGGGCAGTCTGAAGTTTTTGCTTCCCCTAGGGGTGAGTCCCGTCTGTCGATTTCGGGGCATATTTTTGCGCTTAAATACCTTATAGAGCGTGCTGGGTAGGTCTAGGGTTGCCTAAATTTTTATAACGGAGATTTCGACTATGCCGATTGCTGTTGGAATGATTGAGACGCTGGGTTTCCCGGCTGTGGTAGAAGCCGCCGACGCGATGGTAAAAGCGGCCCGGGTCACCCTGGTGGGTTACGAAAAAATTGGTAGCGGTCGCGTCACCGTCATTGTGCGGGGCGATGTGTC is a genomic window of Nodosilinea sp. E11 containing:
- a CDS encoding NAD(P)H-quinone oxidoreductase subunit F — protein: MTQFFVETSWLLPVYGLIGALLAVPWSTGLIRRTGPRPAVYLNILMTLVAFVHGLLAFRGIWNQGPQELLFSWFDFADVHLTLAFDISVLNLGVLELITGLSLLAQVFALGYMEKDWALARFYGLMGFFEAAMSGLVLSGSLFVSYSLLEMLTLSTYLLVGFWFAQPLVVTAARDAFLTKRIGDVLLLMGVVTLASLAGSLNFNDLYEWVKVETLPTGVATLLGLALIAGPIGKCAQFPLHLWLDEAMEGPNPASILRNSVVVTCGAYVLIRLQPIVVLSPVALGTLVAIGTVTALGASLVALAQVDLKRTFSYSTSAYLGLVFIAVGTEWPGVAFALLLTHAVAKALIFMAVGSVIMTTNCQNITELGGLGRKMPATTLAYVTGALGMVGVLPLGCFWGLRMGVDFLSGSSPLLALVFLGVNGLTAFNLIRVFRLVFLGTPQPKTRRAPEVPWPMAVPMVTLSVVTLLVPVIMGKLALLPPWEYINWPITLLLLASGWVGVAAGATAPLSKSLARSLNRSLRIAQDLLAYDFYTERLYDKTVVAAVSSLARFSSWFDQYVVDGLVNGVGLASLFGGEGLKYSASGQSQLYLLTIFAGVGLLGIFMTWTLW